The DNA window ATTCTGTGGCACCACTGACACTTGTCAGCCCAGTTTTTAAAGGTGCATTTAGCCTCTGACAGGTTTATCCACCATACTCCTCCTTCAATGTGTTGAGGACAATGCAGGATTGAGATTGACCTTGAAAAAAGCACATTTGATTGCTGTTTTGTCATTCCTATATCAACTCTATTCTCCAGACAGACAGCCTGTTTAGATACTAACTTGACCCGTGGGAAACATTTGACTTCATTGTAGACCGTCAAGGTTCGGTTTTAGCTTTTATAGCCTGGCAGAGCTTGATATTTCTTCTCTGATGGCTTTAGAGTTTGAATGTCCTAATTAAGAGGTTTGAACCAGATAACCTTATGTAACCTCATTATACACACTCTGATGTATGCAGATAGTAGTTATGTTTGCATGTCTTCTCAAACTGTGTAGACAGAGAGGTGGTATAAGTggcaatattattgttttatgttcTGTTCATATTGTGGCACTAACTGTTGACTTATTTGAGCAGAAaaaatttaactttaatgtaaTGGAATTTGGTCAGGCATTTGTCTTGTGTTGCATAGCATATGTAGatacatacactctaaaaatgctgggttaaaaacaacccaagttgggttgaaaatggacaaacccagcgattgggttgttttaacccagcggttgagttaaatgtttgcccaacgtgctgggtagttttatttaactcaactgttgtataaaaattacagtattacttacttaaaatgaacccaaaatatgctggaaattaacatttattaatatgtttaataaatgagcatttattaataagataatgaataataaacaataaacatttaataattgcttattaataaatgtacaccttttgattattattgttgcctctagtaattatgtgtctgatttttaatttctcacctattttggattcattttaagccagccatatagtcatttttaatcagtagttgggttaaataaaactacccagcaggttgggcaaacatttaacccaaccactgggttaaaacaacccatttgtccattttcaacccaacttgggttgtttttaaccaaacattttttagagtgtagtagaGTTCATTCACTAGCCTTTACACTCTCTTTACATTCTACAGGCTAATTGACATGTTGTATATATGTTTGGTTGATGAGATACAGAGTCATTAAACCAGCCCGTAACCACTGTATACTGTAAATTGAGGTAGACACATTCTGCGTAACTTTCTTTTACATTTGTTCCCCTGAATCTTGagtattttgatacattttttttttctgacccaGTAGATTCAGGAGAACTTTGCATTGTTTTGGCCcctgatgtttttttgtttcagcATTTTGTAACAAAGTGTGAATGGTGCTTTATTGTACATCTTTCTTGGggccattttaatgtttttgaaagaagtctctcacCAAGGATgcctttatttgatcaaaatactgtaaaaacaaaattattgttaaacaattgagtgtatatatatatataattcctgtgatggcaaagctgaaaatatatatatatatatatatatatatatatatatatatatatatatatatatatatatatatatatatatatatatatatatattcctgtgatggcaaagctgaattttcagcatcaatactccagtcttcagtgttacatgatccttcataaatcagtctaatatgctgatttgctgctcaagaaatatttgttattattatctccttgattttgttttcaggatttttaaatagaaagttaaaaaacagcatttatttgaaatagaaaatagaactcttttgtaacattgtaaatgtctttactgtgaagggtcaatttaatgaattcttgctgaataaaattattaatttctttcaaaaacatttaatgacATTTACTGAAACTTTTTAACgataatatatattattcagTTATTGAAATTCATTCATACTTCAGGATTAGCCTCttggttgattttttttatttttctctgagtagcaacaacaacaacattccAAATAGAGATTACAGTGCAGAATGACTGATGGTGTTACACAGATTAATTGTATTGTCTTTCCTCCCTTATTATGCTTGCACAGCCATGTACTTGTTGTACTTGTAGTTTTGGTTAATTCTCTAATGGAGGAATTCCTGACCTTACAGTTTGAGACGACCTTCACATCAATCAGAAAGACAGAGATGGTGCTGGCACACTGCCTTCAGAAACACTCTACTCAGGGCATGGTAAGTTTATGGGCCATTTTAACTTGAAGATGGCTTTTGTACTTGTTTCATGAATAAGTGTTTTAACATTTCATTACACTCAAGTTATACTTCACTGTACACTAActgaaacattttgaatttgtttgctgaaaacatgttttttcctttttgcaGACAATTTGGATGTGGTGCCCAGGACTATATGTACATAGAGATGGAGACCATTTTTAAACAACTTGACTGAACCATACTCTTGAACATATGGAAAGGATTATTTcatcatttttgaaaatgatgcTGTTGGACTGACTGTTATACAATCATAGGGAACTGTTTAAAGCACGTGAAGGATTAAACTTCCAAGTTAAGAGAGAAACTTTAATCGAAACAAGACAATGATCGTTGTCACAAAACCAAGGGAAATGTAGCAACTGTAGTTAGCAAATCCTTATTATGGAGGCTGCTAAAACCTCAGGTGAAGCGGAATGTTCCGAACAGATTATCAGTTTCAAAGATGATGAAAAACACTTGCCATCTGAGATGACCCAAAGAGGCCAATCCTCTGGCTCAGAGGACAAAATAAGACTTGTGGAGCAACCCCAGACCCCAGCTGTAAGTCCATCTCCTAGTATGGAGTCACAGGTCCTTGCTTCAGGAAATATTCTTACCTCAAAATCTCGAGAACAGTGTCACATCCAGCTCAGGAGGAAGAACGTTCCTCTACCAAACAAACGATATCTTCAGTCGGAATATGAGCTGCTGTCAGAGGGCCTTCACAAAAAGGAGCAGAAGTCTATTAAGACTGGGAAGTATGTATGCCAGTATTGTGGGAGAGCTTGTGCCAAACCCAGCGTACTAAAGAAGCACATCCGTTCTCATACTGGCGAACGACCATATCCGTGTATTCCTTGCGGTTTCTCATTTAAAACTAAGAGCAACCTGTACAAACACAGAAAATCTCACACCCATGCAGTGAAAGCAGGATTggtttcattttcagaacaagACAGCAAGAATATGGATGAGGAGTTGACTGTGGCAGAGGGTGAGATGCGTTTTGATGCTGAGCAGAGCAGTGACACAGATGAAGAAGTTGTGGAGGACTTGTCCTTGGATACAACAAGCCATATCAAAGACACAGAGGGTTTCGTGCAAAAAAAAGGAGGGAAACTTGCAAAAAAGGAAGCAATGTGCTCTGCTCAGACTTTAGTCAAAAAGGAAACAGGATCATCAGGAAAAGTATCTTTATGGCAGTTCAGGGAAATGACGGCACCTGCGGCTATTGCTCAGGTGGAGCAAATGGTTGAATTCTCCTCCATCAAGCAAAGACTGGCACTTCGGCTTTCGGAGAAGAAAAGTCAAGACTCTGATCAGTCTCTTTCCCTGCCCAGTTCATACAGTAAAGGCAGCACTGATTCAGGATACTTCTCACGCTCTGAGAGTGCCGAGCAACAGTTCAGCCAGTCGAGTGCAAGTGCCAAATCGTATCAAGAAATTATGTTTGGGAAATGTTATAAACCAACGACCAGGCCAAAGCAATCAATCACTGTACAAACGTGCATGACAGACATAAATGAAGCCACATCTAGCTTCATGATTACATTGAACAAAGGCATGATGCCTGGTGACACAGCCTCCTCCATTCATAGAGGCAAAAAAGACCTAGTTCGATCAATAAAAATTGATTCAGAGTCCTTCCAAGAGGAAGATTACCAAGAATGTCAAAACCCTAGCTCTGACTTTCTGGAAACGGCATCAGAGAGTAGTATATTCTTGCGCAGTAATTCTCTTCCAACCTCAACCAATTCGAATCTAAATTCACCAGAAGGGCTAAGAAGCAGTAATTCATTTGATGAGAGAATGACAGGTGCTGATGTCACATACCGGGGTGCAATGGGTATGAGGAGACTCATGCGGCAAGCCGCGTTTGAGCACTCCGCTAACGAAGGACATGCAGAATCAGACTGCTATGCTCATCTGGCTTGTAGCTTAAAATCTGACCTGAAAATTCACAGCATAGATGATTCCAAAATGGGTGCAGAAAACTGTCAAGAAACTGATCTATGCTCCATTTCTCCAAGCTATTTATCTGAAAATTCTACAAGGAAacgaagaaaaaacaaaaatttcatGGAGGAAGAAGACTTTCATATCCAAGTCAAGCCTTCTGGACACTCAGAGGAAcctgaaataaagcaaactaCTTTAGACACTGCCTATTCTGAGACTGAGAGAAGGGCTGGCAGCAATGTTATCTCTGTCATTCAGCACACAAATTCATTAAACAGGCTAAACTCTTCAGAAAAGCAGAGTGATGTTAGATCATATCCCTTAGAAAAAACTTACAAATTCATGGAAAAGGAGCATAGCATGGAGGGACACAGGACAGAAGGAGTAGACTGGCAATGGGGAGTTGCCAGCAGTTTTCTGCACCAGAAACTTCATATGCCACCATCTCAGCCTAGTATCCAAGTTCCAGAGATAAGAGTAACTGTGGAGCCTGACAGACCGGAAAAGGTTCCGGATGTAGGGGTCAAGCAGAAGGAAAAACACACTGAAGAGTTCCAGTGGCCACAGAGGAGTGAAACTCTGTCACAGTTTCCAATGGAGAAACTACCACCCAAAAAGAAACGCTTGAGATTAGCAGAGATGGAATGTTCTTCTGGAGAATCTAGTTTTGAATCTGCTTGCACAAGTCTGTCCAGAAGCCCGAGTCAAGATAGCAATTTGTCTCACAGCTCAAGTTTTTCCCAGTCCCTCGACAGAGAGGAGACCCTTAACCTTGTGTCCCATTCCAACCTTGATGAGTTTAATAAGCCTTTGGAGTTCTTATCTGTGCCAGGAAGTTCACAGAGTCATCACAGAGAGATGAGACGTTCTGCTTCAGAGCAGGCACCCTATAAATTACCCTCGGAGGTTCCAGAATTTCGAAGCAAGTCTTTTGATTATGGCAGTCTTTCTCCTTCATTGACATCTAGGCAGGAGGAAGTTAAAGAGCGTAGAAGGGCCTTTTTGGTTAGGCAGGCATCATTAAGTGGTGAACCCGAGACTCAAGGTGGCACAGTGTCAGATGAAATGAGCAAGAGAACAAACTCACCAAGCAAATCATTTACACCTGAGGGATCTATTGAGAAAATGACATACTCTTTGATTTCTGGTAGTCCTTTTCCACAACACAAACAGTATAGCCCAGTGCAATCTCAATATGTTAAACCAAATGTTTGCAATGTTCATGACATGGATAGTGTAATGCTTCTAATTAAGAAAGAACCTGAAGAATCCAATGCATCTGAATCTTATATTAATTTAAGAAAACCCCAGGAAGATTGTTCCCAGAGTTTAGGCAATGTTTTGTCAACGATAGCAGTGCTTTCACAAGCTCAGCAAGCATTAGCCAGTCAAAGCACATCCAGCTTGTTAGTTCCTGTCAGAATTCAGATGCAAGTACCATCTTATGGAAACATAACGTACACTAGCATATCTCATATTCTAGATTCTCAAACAAACAATCCTATATCATGCATAGAACACAAAACATCCTCCTGTCAAAGTCTTGCCATTGTCATGACACAAAATAATGTAGGTTGTGAACTGTCTTCAGTATCAGGGCACCCTAGGCGACTACTGCGCAGCCCACAGGCATCACCAGCAAAGCTTAATACAGGCATACCTCTATCATTAACCTCCAAAACCATCTCAACTACAGAGGCCCCCAGTGGTGGAGCAAACAAGCGCATGCTCTCACCTGCAAGTAGCATCGAACTCTTCACTGAAGCAAAACAGCAAAAGCGAGTCAAAGATGAGAACATTTATGGCCAGATTGTTGAAGAGCTTAGTGCTGTTGAGTTAGGAAATCTTGAAGGTGAAAAAGAAAGTCACAAGAAAGGTTTCCAATCAGAAAGCACCCCAGAGCCATGTGAGCCCACGGAGGTGGTAGATATGGATGATGCCAGCCAAGACATTTACAGTAATCCAAAGTTACAGTCTTCTGCCAGAATTCCTCAAGATGCTGCTATGATGGAGTTTAAACCAACATCTGAACACATGGTAGCTAGTTATCGTTCTGGTTCTGGTATAGGTGCAATGCCCTCTGCAATCACTGGTGCTTTACTGTTCTCCAAGTTTCCAGGTCTTCACACTACTACATGTGTGAGCTGGTGCTATCTCAACTCCACTAAGCCAAATAGCACCCAAACAGTTGCTCATTTCTCGGAGTATGCTTCATGGTTTGTGAGATGCCATAACCCTAACCCACCCCACCTTAGCACTGGGATGGTTCTTGCTCTTCTCCGATCCAAACAGGGGAGGCAGAATGCTATTTATTCAATCGCTACCATGCATCAGCCTGGAGTACTTGTGACCTCCACCCCCTGGAGACCGAAGCAAGAACAAGTATGTTACCTGTTGTTGGTCTTATGATTTGCAATTTGCTGTTATGCTATATTTACCTTTATGATGATACCATAGTTATTTAGCCATCTGTTACAAAGAGTGTTGTGGTATTGCAGGTAACTCCAGACTACAGAGAGGAAGATACAAAACAGGAAGTGAGGATAAGAGACATAAGCCAGAGGTGCAAATCTTTACGAGAGGACGTTGCATCTACCATACGGCAAGCAGAACCAGTTCGTGTGAAGATTTTTGAAGGAGGGTATGGATATGTACTTTGATAATGCTAATGTTGATATGTGACTGTAGAAATGCCCCCTAATGAAagtgttcttttttttctttttttgttgttcatCAGGTACAAGTCTAATGAGGAATATGTGTATGTGAGGGGCCGTGGTCGGGGAAAGTATATATGTGAAGAGTGTGGCATTCGTTGTAAGAAGCCAAGCATGCTCAAGAAACACATACGAACGCACACGGATGTGCGACCCTACATGTGCAAGTGCTGCAACTTTGCTTTTAAAACTAAAGGTTGGTTTTACCATGATCACATTTAAGCATAACTGCAAAATGATATAGGGATAGAAAGTAACCCCTGTCTTTTTTTTAGGGAATCTCACCAAGCATATGAAGTCAAAAGCTCACATGAAAAAATGCCTTGAACTTGGAGTTTCACCCACAGCCATGGACAATACAGAGGATGCTGGTAGGAACTTTACATCTTCTGCAACGCTGGCAGTAGTATCGCTAAGTAGCAGAGCTTTTAGTTTAACTACATTTGTTAGAAGCAAAGTGTTAGCATTGCTATAAATGTGAAAAATCTTTGTAGGAAATCATTTTATTGATTAAGTAGTTGATTCTCTTTGACAATACTATAGCTTTACTGTAGAAAACTCCTTTTTTCATGCAGTTGTAAAAGATAGCTCTCAGTCTAGCTTAGTTAATTTTTCTGTAGAATAGTTGCTAGCCTACAGTAGCAAATCTTATAGCAAATAATTAATTCTAACATGACATCCAAACTAGTTATGAACACCCCTAAATATCAGAAAAATGTGCTAATTTCCATTTTCTGATCTTGCTGCTTGTGTAGATGACACCCAGAAGTCCTCTGGCATCATGCCATTGGAAACAACCATTAAACATCAGTTCTCAGATGTGGAAGACTCTGATGGGGTCGATGATGATGAACCAGacgatgatgaagatgatgaatgTGATGGTGATTCTACACCAAAAACGCTGTCCAGAAGCACAAGTCCTCAGTCCTATGCAGTCAACAAACcatgtctgtctgcctgtctccCTAAACACTTTTACCCAAACCGCAATCTACCGAAGGAACAGCTTGAAATTTCCTCTCAGAGTCTTGAGGATGACCTGACCTTTGAGCAGTCAAGCAGCTCCTTTGAGTCTTGTCCACCTCAGCTGCTGTCGCCTTGTTGGGATTCACCTCGCCAGCGGTACATATCCCCAAGAGGAAATCTCTCGCCACATCGTCACCCGTTGTCATGCCGTGAATTGTCTCCTTTAAGAGCCATTTCTCCAAGGAGAGATCTGAGCATAAGAGGGGATTTTTCACCCGTCCGGCAGCTGTCACCTGTAAGACCTACAGGTTCAGACCCATCGGGGCAGCGAGCACAGTCTCCGCTGGGTCGACAAAAAGGGGTGCTCAGGGCCGTGTCTCCACGGAGGGGGTCTTATCAGCACAGGACCCTCATGGATCTGGGAAGGAGTGTGAGATTTCAAGCTTCTCCCCTTAGACCAATCATCGGAGTTCACTCAGACACGGGAATGGTATGCTTTTACATTCACATTTATGCGTTTGGCAGAAAGTCACTTGCACTTGTGATCCAAAGTcacttgcattgcattcaaagtacaaatttttaacatttattgctTTCCCTGGGTATTGAACTCATGATCTTGGCATTGCTAATGCCATGCTCTACTGATTGAATGATTGCATTTCATGCATTTTGGAGACAAATATATACCTCATAATTTGTAATCCTTTAACTGttatgtaattatatttattagctcgaaaggggaaatattaataattagtcATAACtcgttatgattaattataaatatttgaaacagttaatcaaatgaacttaaagggatagttcacccaaaaatgaaaatttgatgtttatctgcttacccccagtgcatccaggatgtaggtgacattttttcttcagtcgatcacaaatgatgatttttaactgcaaccgctgccctctgtcattcaaataattgcagtagatgcgaacttcatctataagagtgaataaaccttgcttagacaaatccaaatgaaaccctgcggctcgtgacgacacattaatgtcctaagacacgaaacgatcggtttgtttgagaagccgaatagtatttatataatttttacctctaatacaccactatgtccaacttcgttcagcttccggtgagtgaggtcagatcgtgctctgacaacggaagtgatgtctcgcgctcattgaagtatatgggcgagacatcacttccgtcatcacaacacgttttttgacctcactaacaggaagctgaacgaagttggacatagtggtgtattagaggtaaa is part of the Chanodichthys erythropterus isolate Z2021 chromosome 18, ASM2448905v1, whole genome shotgun sequence genome and encodes:
- the hivep2b gene encoding transcription factor HIVEP2, yielding MEAAKTSGEAECSEQIISFKDDEKHLPSEMTQRGQSSGSEDKIRLVEQPQTPAVSPSPSMESQVLASGNILTSKSREQCHIQLRRKNVPLPNKRYLQSEYELLSEGLHKKEQKSIKTGKYVCQYCGRACAKPSVLKKHIRSHTGERPYPCIPCGFSFKTKSNLYKHRKSHTHAVKAGLVSFSEQDSKNMDEELTVAEGEMRFDAEQSSDTDEEVVEDLSLDTTSHIKDTEGFVQKKGGKLAKKEAMCSAQTLVKKETGSSGKVSLWQFREMTAPAAIAQVEQMVEFSSIKQRLALRLSEKKSQDSDQSLSLPSSYSKGSTDSGYFSRSESAEQQFSQSSASAKSYQEIMFGKCYKPTTRPKQSITVQTCMTDINEATSSFMITLNKGMMPGDTASSIHRGKKDLVRSIKIDSESFQEEDYQECQNPSSDFLETASESSIFLRSNSLPTSTNSNLNSPEGLRSSNSFDERMTGADVTYRGAMGMRRLMRQAAFEHSANEGHAESDCYAHLACSLKSDLKIHSIDDSKMGAENCQETDLCSISPSYLSENSTRKRRKNKNFMEEEDFHIQVKPSGHSEEPEIKQTTLDTAYSETERRAGSNVISVIQHTNSLNRLNSSEKQSDVRSYPLEKTYKFMEKEHSMEGHRTEGVDWQWGVASSFLHQKLHMPPSQPSIQVPEIRVTVEPDRPEKVPDVGVKQKEKHTEEFQWPQRSETLSQFPMEKLPPKKKRLRLAEMECSSGESSFESACTSLSRSPSQDSNLSHSSSFSQSLDREETLNLVSHSNLDEFNKPLEFLSVPGSSQSHHREMRRSASEQAPYKLPSEVPEFRSKSFDYGSLSPSLTSRQEEVKERRRAFLVRQASLSGEPETQGGTVSDEMSKRTNSPSKSFTPEGSIEKMTYSLISGSPFPQHKQYSPVQSQYVKPNVCNVHDMDSVMLLIKKEPEESNASESYINLRKPQEDCSQSLGNVLSTIAVLSQAQQALASQSTSSLLVPVRIQMQVPSYGNITYTSISHILDSQTNNPISCIEHKTSSCQSLAIVMTQNNVGCELSSVSGHPRRLLRSPQASPAKLNTGIPLSLTSKTISTTEAPSGGANKRMLSPASSIELFTEAKQQKRVKDENIYGQIVEELSAVELGNLEGEKESHKKGFQSESTPEPCEPTEVVDMDDASQDIYSNPKLQSSARIPQDAAMMEFKPTSEHMVASYRSGSGIGAMPSAITGALLFSKFPGLHTTTCVSWCYLNSTKPNSTQTVAHFSEYASWFVRCHNPNPPHLSTGMVLALLRSKQGRQNAIYSIATMHQPGVLVTSTPWRPKQEQVTPDYREEDTKQEVRIRDISQRCKSLREDVASTIRQAEPVRVKIFEGGYKSNEEYVYVRGRGRGKYICEECGIRCKKPSMLKKHIRTHTDVRPYMCKCCNFAFKTKGNLTKHMKSKAHMKKCLELGVSPTAMDNTEDADDTQKSSGIMPLETTIKHQFSDVEDSDGVDDDEPDDDEDDECDGDSTPKTLSRSTSPQSYAVNKPCLSACLPKHFYPNRNLPKEQLEISSQSLEDDLTFEQSSSSFESCPPQLLSPCWDSPRQRYISPRGNLSPHRHPLSCRELSPLRAISPRRDLSIRGDFSPVRQLSPVRPTGSDPSGQRAQSPLGRQKGVLRAVSPRRGSYQHRTLMDLGRSVRFQASPLRPIIGVHSDTGMDQGDTPQNLYVPVGLCSSKNLSTNLQPDIFSHLPLHSQGQVPTPVPMIPIGGLRMPSTSISGAAGERNSLPSIPQGNILETANSGRTSAPVLDPGVAYSGEIATTSTGLQSKDDKKEESVYICAKAIASLRITSEDAADKPPKS